Proteins found in one Mytilus edulis chromosome 2, xbMytEdul2.2, whole genome shotgun sequence genomic segment:
- the LOC139512914 gene encoding uncharacterized protein, translating to MYVNIIQCMDGLICHKSLTHVKVLNTQARIRLAEVYIISHSDMKYQKRTNKFGLGGGGHRYKRTCIRKGKCTLKRGRPMFSFTCNSNRKLNGRARNRLKICISKFKLNYKINKAKQQPCFDSEYDIVYRDTNYLKAILKKKKLPTQNGYRFIDLQQMQSFISQVTMHSISCERAVEIALKGISPYTDLTEIKSYGIACILGIKCKGCNYIHTMNTSSRLQTSKDKINRFDVNVRAVWGSMVTGNGASHLNELLGTMNSPGLRQATFGSIEEEIGQMWHTVLEEEMLAAGAEERRIAIENNNYNEGVPSITVIADGGWSKRSHKHTYNASGGVAIIVGKQTGKILYIGVRNKYCYICSRALNTQTEPPEHVCFKNWSASSQAMESDILVEGFKQAEKVHGLRYMQLIADGDSSVYAKIQEEVPIWGKFVTKMECSNHACKCLRSNLEKLVNDNPNYKGQNKLTKTTRVKIVSAVRCAIRMRSKESNRSAAIKLLAHDIRNSVHHIFGNHKNCSNFCKANEKRNETSIASSDNLSTNDIPDIFESQSLLWSEGTSLLAQEESRFSSNLIYTDLDKQMLSDITLLLNRLATKSERLVGNDTTNIAESWMHVRSKFDGGKFYNLCNRGSWHARCYGAAARQNLGPAWAPQVWSKTTGNEAGFYFKTVYNRRKKHLINTKIYTNKPEQKTRRWKRKMKSWTDSTTKKARYEYGPDSMEVTKDVEKLELDQLKDNYISHHIELTNDQILAIERQTKTQSNSQVWKTERKKKTHSF from the coding sequence ATGTATGTAAACATCATACAATGTATGGATGGCCTCATCTGTCATAAAAGTCTTACACATGTAAAAGTCCTAAACACACAAGCAAGAATAAGATTAGCAGAAGTATATATTATTAGTCATAGTGACATGAAGTATCAAAAGAGAACCAATAAGTTTGGTTTAGGAGGTGGTGGTCATCGTTATAAAAGAACATGTATCAGAAAAGGGAAATGTACTTTAAAAAGGGGGAGACCTATGTTCTCATTCACATGTAACAGCAACAGAAAATTGAACGGTAGAGCCAGAAACAGACTTAAAATTTGCATTTCGAAATTCAAATTGAACTATAAAATCAATAAAGCAAAACAACAACCATGTTTTGATTCTGAATATGATATTGTATATAGGGATACAAATTATTTGAAAgcaattttgaaaaagaaaaaactaCCAACGCAGAATGGTTACCGATTTATTGATCTTCAACAAATGCAGTCATTCATTTCACAAGTTACAATGCATTCAATATCATGTGAACGTGCTGTTGAAATTGCATTAAAAGGTATTTCACCATACACAGATTTAACAGAAATAAAATCTTATGGGATAGCTTGTATCCTTGGCATTAAATGTAAAGGGTGTAATTATATACACACAATGAACACTAGTTCAAGACTACAAACGTCTAAGGACAAAATTAATCGTTTTGATGTTAATGTAAGAGCTGTGTGGGGAAGTATGGTCACTGGTAATGGGGCATCTCATTTAAATGAGCTGTTAGGGACGATGAACTCACCGGGTTTGAGACAAGCTACATTCGGTAGCATTGAAGAAGAAATAGGTCAGATGTGGCATACTGTATTAGAGGAAGAAATGCTAGCAGCAGGTGCAGAAGAAAGGCGTATTGCCAttgaaaataacaactataaTGAAGGTGTACCCAGCATAACTGTAATAGCTGATGGTGGGTGGAGTAAAAGGTCCCACAAACACACGTATAATGCTTCAGGTGGGGTAGCAATTATAGTTGGTAAACAAACTGGCAAAATTTTATATATAGGTGTACGAAACAAATACTGTTATATCTGCAGCAGGGCATTAAATACTCAAACTGAACCACCAGAACATGTATGTTTTAAGAATTGGTCAGCCTCCAGTCAGGCTATGGAAAGCGACATATTAGTTGAAGGATTCAAGCAGGCGGAAAAGGTACATGGTTTGCGATATATGCAGTTAATAGCAGATGGAGATTCCTCAGTATATGCGAAAATTCAGGAAGAAGTACCCATTTGGGGTAAATTTGTGACAAAAATGGAATGCTCAAATCATGCTTGCAAATGTTTACGTTCAAATTTGGAAAAACTGGTAAATGACAATCCAAACTATAAGGGTCAAAATAAGCTAACCAAGACAACCAGAGTAAAGATTGTTAGTGCAGTTAGATGTGCTATTAGAATGAGGTCCAAGGAGTCTAATCGATCTGCAGCTATAAAACTTTTGGCACATGACATAAGAAATTCAGTTCATCACATATTTGGCAATCACAAAAACTGCAGTAATTTCTGCAAAGCTAATGAGAAACGTAATGAAACATCTATAGCTAGTAGTGATAATTTAAGTACAAATGACATTCCAGACATTTTTGAAAGTCAAAGCTTACTTTGGTCAGAAGGTACATCTTTATTAGCTCAAGAGGAATCAAGGTTTAGTAGCAACTTAATTTATACTGACTTAGACAAGCAAATGCTATCAGATATTACACTCCTATTGAATAGACTTGCTACAAAGAGTGAACGACTGGTAGGAAATGATACTACAAACATTGCAGAGTCATGGATGCATGTCAGAAGTAAATTTGATGGGGGTAAATTTTATAACTTGTGTAATCGTGGGTCATGGCATGCACGATGCTACGGAGCTGCTGCAAGACAAAATCTAGGTCCAGCATGGGCCCCCCAAGTTTGGTCTAAAACAACTGGCAATGAAGcaggattttattttaaaacagtaTACAATAGACGAAAGAAACATCTTATCAACACTAAAATCTATACAAACAAACCAGAACAGAAAACAAGGAGGtggaaaagaaaaatgaaaagcTGGACTGACAGTACCACCAAAAAAGCAAGATATGAATATGGTCCTGACTCAATGGAAGTAACTAAAGATGTAGAAAAATTAGAACTTGACCAACTTAAAGATAATTACATATCTCATCATATTGAACTAACTAATGATCAGATATTGGCTATTGAAAGACAAACAAAAACCCAATCTAACTCTCAAGTTTggaaaacagaaagaaaaaaaaagactcacAGCTTCTAA